A genome region from Pseudomonas sp. S06B 330 includes the following:
- a CDS encoding bile acid:sodium symporter family protein yields the protein MKYLRMLFDNFTLALLGVILVATLLPCEGSGAVLFGWLTNLAIGLLFFLHGAKLSREAVAAGAGHWRLHLLVFACTFVMFPVLGMALKPLLLPLVGDELYLGVLYLCALPATVQSAIAFTSLARGNVPAAICSAAASSLLGIVLTPVLVVVLMGVEGDSGSSLDAVLKIVLQLLVPFVAGQLARRWIGSWVARNARWLKIVDQGSILLVVYTAFSDAVVSGLWHSVAPSRLAGLVLVCCLLLALVLWCTAALGRWLGFNVEDRITILFAGSKKSMATGVPMAQVLFVGGGIGAMILPLMIFHQIQLMVCAVLAQRYAARNEAIGDSVRQQ from the coding sequence ATGAAGTACTTGCGGATGCTGTTCGACAATTTCACCCTGGCCCTGCTTGGGGTGATCCTGGTTGCAACCTTGCTGCCCTGTGAAGGCAGCGGTGCGGTGCTGTTCGGTTGGCTGACCAACCTGGCTATCGGCCTGCTGTTCTTCCTGCACGGTGCGAAATTGTCTCGCGAGGCAGTGGCGGCCGGGGCCGGCCACTGGCGTCTGCATTTATTGGTGTTTGCGTGCACCTTCGTCATGTTCCCGGTGCTGGGCATGGCGCTCAAGCCGTTGCTGTTGCCCCTGGTGGGTGACGAACTGTACCTGGGTGTGCTCTATCTGTGCGCCTTGCCAGCCACTGTGCAGTCGGCGATTGCCTTTACCTCGCTGGCCCGCGGCAATGTGCCAGCGGCGATTTGCAGCGCGGCCGCCTCGAGCCTGCTGGGAATCGTCTTGACGCCTGTGCTGGTGGTGGTGCTGATGGGCGTGGAGGGCGACAGCGGCTCAAGCCTGGATGCCGTGCTGAAGATTGTTCTGCAGTTGCTGGTGCCCTTTGTCGCCGGGCAATTGGCGCGGCGCTGGATTGGCAGTTGGGTGGCGCGTAATGCACGCTGGCTGAAAATCGTTGACCAAGGCTCGATCCTGCTGGTGGTCTACACCGCGTTCAGTGATGCGGTGGTCAGTGGCCTGTGGCATTCGGTGGCGCCCTCGCGGCTGGCCGGCCTGGTGCTGGTCTGTTGTTTGTTGCTGGCGCTGGTGCTCTGGTGCACGGCAGCCCTTGGGCGCTGGCTGGGGTTCAATGTCGAAGACCGCATCACTATCCTGTTCGCTGGCTCGAAGAAGAGCATGGCCACTGGCGTGCCAATGGCCCAGGTGCTGTTTGTCGGCGGCGGCATTGGCGCGATGATCCTGCCATTGATGATCTTTCATCAGATCCAGCTAATGGTCTGCGCGGTGTTGGCCCAGCGCTACGCGGCGCGCAATGAGGCAATCGGGGATTCGGTTCGACAACAGTAG
- a CDS encoding c-type cytochrome, which translates to MEDQSQLKVPAANSAPGFAPPSESELPDNAFGKMVRQGHALFVDTRRLLPDKVGNGLNCSNCHLDQGRLGNSAPLWGAYPMYPAYRKKNDKVNTFAERIQGCFQFSMNGTPPAADSPEMTALSVYAYWLASKAPIGVETPGRGYPEVAQPAQGYDFKRGEQVYQQQCAICHGADGQGQKVAKDYVMPPLWGKDSYNWGAGMHRINTAASFIKYNMPLGKPGSLSDQQAWDVAAFINRHERPQDPRLVEGSIEKTRLKYHANDGVNLYGQKVEGVLIGQGAL; encoded by the coding sequence ATGGAAGATCAGTCGCAGCTCAAGGTGCCAGCGGCCAATAGTGCACCGGGATTTGCCCCGCCATCGGAAAGTGAATTGCCGGACAACGCCTTTGGCAAGATGGTCCGTCAGGGCCATGCGCTGTTTGTCGATACGCGGCGGCTGTTGCCGGATAAAGTCGGCAACGGTCTGAACTGCAGCAACTGCCACCTTGATCAAGGCCGTCTAGGCAACTCGGCGCCACTCTGGGGCGCGTATCCCATGTACCCGGCTTATCGTAAGAAAAATGACAAGGTCAACACCTTTGCCGAACGCATCCAGGGGTGCTTCCAGTTCAGTATGAACGGTACACCGCCGGCCGCTGACAGTCCGGAAATGACCGCGCTATCGGTCTATGCCTACTGGTTGGCGAGCAAGGCGCCGATTGGCGTAGAAACCCCCGGCCGTGGCTATCCAGAGGTGGCGCAGCCAGCCCAGGGCTATGACTTCAAGCGCGGCGAGCAGGTGTACCAGCAGCAGTGTGCGATCTGTCACGGCGCCGACGGGCAGGGGCAGAAGGTGGCGAAGGATTATGTTATGCCGCCCCTGTGGGGCAAGGACTCGTACAACTGGGGCGCTGGCATGCACCGGATCAACACCGCAGCCTCGTTTATCAAGTACAACATGCCGTTGGGCAAACCGGGCAGCCTGAGCGACCAGCAGGCTTGGGATGTTGCCGCATTTATCAACCGTCATGAGCGGCCGCAGGATCCGCGTCTGGTGGAGGGGTCGATCGAGAAAACCCGGCTCAAGTACCACGCCAATGATGGGGTTAACCTGTATGGGCAGAAGGTTGAGGGTGTGCTGATTGGGCAGGGGGCCTTATAA
- the gorA gene encoding glutathione-disulfide reductase — protein sequence MAYDFDLFVIGAGSGGVRAARFAAGFGAKVAVAESRYLGGTCVNVGCVPKKLLVYGAHFADDFEQAAGFGWSLEDAQFDWGQLIANKNREISRLNGIYRNLLVNSGVTLLEGHAKLTGAHEVEVDGQRYSAEHILIATGGWPQIPDIPGKDLAISSNEAFFLKDLPKRVLVVGGGYIAVEFAGIFQGLGAKTSLLYRGDLFLRGFDGAVRTHLKEELEKRGMDLQFNSDIQRIDRLDDGSLKATLKDGRELVTDCVFYATGRRPMLDNLGLENTGVELDPRGFIRVDDLYQTTEPSILAIGDVIGRVQLTPVALAEGMAVVRRLFKPEQYRAVDYQNIPTAVFSQPPIGTVGLTEEQALEQGHKVQIFESRFRPMKLTLTEVQEKTLMKLVVDADTDRVLGCHMVGPDAGEIIQGLGIALKAGATKQQFDETIGVHPTAAEEFVTLRTPVSR from the coding sequence ATGGCCTACGATTTTGATCTGTTCGTGATTGGTGCCGGGTCCGGCGGTGTGCGCGCTGCGCGTTTTGCTGCGGGTTTCGGGGCAAAAGTGGCGGTTGCTGAAAGCCGTTACCTGGGGGGCACCTGTGTCAATGTCGGCTGTGTGCCGAAAAAACTGCTGGTCTACGGCGCGCATTTTGCCGATGACTTCGAGCAGGCCGCAGGCTTTGGCTGGTCGTTGGAAGACGCCCAATTCGACTGGGGCCAGTTGATCGCCAACAAGAACCGCGAAATCTCGCGGCTTAATGGCATCTATCGCAACTTGCTGGTCAACAGCGGGGTGACCTTGCTGGAAGGCCACGCCAAGCTCACGGGCGCCCATGAAGTGGAAGTCGATGGCCAGCGCTACAGCGCCGAGCACATTCTGATTGCCACCGGCGGCTGGCCGCAGATTCCGGATATTCCAGGCAAGGATCTAGCGATCAGTTCCAACGAGGCGTTCTTCCTCAAGGACCTGCCCAAGCGTGTGCTGGTGGTCGGTGGCGGCTATATCGCCGTCGAGTTTGCTGGCATCTTCCAGGGCCTGGGGGCGAAAACTTCGCTGCTGTACCGTGGCGACCTGTTTTTGCGCGGTTTTGACGGTGCCGTGCGCACGCACCTTAAGGAAGAGCTGGAAAAGCGCGGCATGGACTTGCAGTTCAACAGCGACATCCAGCGCATCGATCGCCTGGACGACGGTAGTCTCAAGGCCACCCTCAAAGACGGCCGTGAGCTGGTCACCGACTGTGTGTTCTACGCCACTGGGCGCCGACCGATGCTCGACAACCTGGGCCTGGAAAACACCGGCGTGGAGCTTGACCCGCGCGGGTTCATTCGTGTCGATGACTTGTACCAGACCACCGAACCGTCAATTCTGGCGATTGGCGATGTGATCGGTCGTGTACAGCTGACGCCCGTGGCCCTGGCCGAAGGCATGGCGGTGGTCCGGCGTTTGTTTAAGCCCGAGCAGTACCGTGCGGTGGACTACCAGAATATTCCAACGGCGGTGTTCAGCCAGCCACCTATCGGTACCGTTGGCCTGACCGAGGAGCAGGCGCTGGAGCAGGGGCACAAGGTGCAGATCTTCGAAAGCCGTTTCCGGCCGATGAAGCTGACCTTGACCGAGGTTCAGGAAAAGACCCTGATGAAGCTGGTGGTCGATGCTGACACCGACCGGGTGCTGGGCTGCCATATGGTTGGCCCGGACGCGGGTGAAATCATCCAGGGCCTTGGCATTGCGCTGAAGGCCGGCGCGACCAAGCAGCAGTTCGATGAAACCATTGGTGTGCACCCGACCGCTGCCGAAGAGTTCGTCACCCTGCGCACGCCCGTTTCGCGTTGA
- a CDS encoding DUF899 domain-containing protein yields the protein MDNYRNPQVVSRSEWLSARRQLLLHEKALTHQRDELSRARRALPWVRVEQPYSFEGPHGPLSLADLFAGRSQLLVYHFMFGEGWSEGCPGCSYLADHFDGANLHLAHHDVSLVAVSQAPFAEFQAFKQRMGWKFPWVSSHGSPFNKAFGVSVSDDGSSQYNYEPYTGDETELPGLSVFYRDADGTIFHTYSSYARGLDILVGAYNFLDLMPKGRNEEGTMDWVRHHDRYEGADAVKAQCCHD from the coding sequence ATGGACAACTACCGCAACCCGCAAGTGGTTTCCCGCAGCGAATGGCTCAGTGCCCGCCGGCAATTGCTGTTGCATGAAAAAGCCCTGACCCATCAGCGCGACGAGCTGAGCAGAGCCCGGCGTGCCCTGCCCTGGGTTCGCGTCGAACAGCCCTACAGCTTCGAGGGCCCCCACGGCCCGCTGAGCCTGGCCGATCTGTTCGCTGGGCGCAGTCAGCTGCTGGTCTATCACTTCATGTTCGGCGAGGGCTGGAGCGAAGGTTGCCCCGGCTGCTCGTATCTCGCCGATCACTTCGACGGCGCCAATCTGCATTTGGCCCATCACGATGTTTCACTGGTCGCCGTGTCACAGGCGCCGTTTGCCGAGTTCCAGGCGTTCAAGCAACGCATGGGCTGGAAATTCCCCTGGGTCTCGTCCCACGGTAGCCCCTTCAACAAGGCATTCGGTGTCAGTGTCAGCGACGATGGCAGCAGCCAGTACAACTACGAGCCGTACACTGGCGACGAAACCGAACTGCCCGGCTTGAGCGTGTTCTATCGCGATGCCGACGGGACGATCTTTCATACCTATTCAAGCTATGCCCGCGGCCTGGACATCCTGGTCGGCGCCTACAACTTCCTCGACCTGATGCCCAAGGGCCGCAACGAAGAAGGCACCATGGACTGGGTACGCCATCACGACCGTTATGAAGGGGCCGACGCCGTCAAAGCGCAGTGCTGCCACGACTGA
- a CDS encoding fimbrial protein, with product MNATKKSLLALGCSLLLSVGVAQASGQMSFSGTVLAGTCEVNGGHNNVAVILPPVSSSLLRNPGQIAGNTPFELRLSNCSAGLNRVATYFEAGPTVNPQGRLIVDTGGSNNVEVQLRNHNNVAMNLAGAQGSQNSQVVDITSGQALLSYSAEYYSLGNTTPGLVNTRVQYTLIYP from the coding sequence ATGAACGCTACAAAAAAATCCCTTCTGGCGCTGGGGTGCAGCCTGCTGCTGAGTGTTGGGGTAGCCCAGGCCAGTGGCCAGATGAGTTTCAGCGGTACCGTTCTGGCAGGAACTTGTGAAGTCAATGGTGGCCACAACAACGTTGCGGTAATCCTGCCTCCTGTGTCCTCCAGCCTGTTGCGCAATCCGGGTCAGATCGCTGGCAACACGCCATTTGAGTTGAGGCTGAGCAACTGCTCGGCCGGTTTGAATCGCGTTGCCACCTATTTTGAAGCCGGTCCGACCGTTAACCCGCAAGGGCGACTGATCGTTGATACCGGTGGCAGCAATAACGTTGAAGTGCAACTGCGCAACCACAACAACGTCGCAATGAACCTGGCAGGTGCCCAAGGCAGCCAGAACTCCCAGGTGGTCGACATCACTAGCGGCCAGGCACTGCTCAGCTACTCGGCTGAATACTACTCATTGGGTAACACCACCCCAGGGCTGGTGAACACCCGAGTGCAGTACACCTTGATCTACCCGTAA
- a CDS encoding fimbrial biogenesis chaperone: MKRNCLPFWCGWLLAACLFSGAVNANVVISTTRVIYPAEASEVTVSLSNAGQHPSLVQVWIDDGGADVAVEQLQVPLSLTPALFRLEPGKGQTLRLFQGEHSLPADRESLYWLNVLDIPPKAQGNALQVSLRSRIKLLYRPQGLPGTASQAAQTLSWRLVKYNDAWMLEAHNPSRFFVNLSELAVQVGTRRHEAASSHIAPMSTQQFAVPGLLQTRHETATVHVASVNDYGAVLPAQQPAVVVRTP; encoded by the coding sequence ATGAAACGAAACTGCCTGCCATTCTGGTGCGGGTGGCTGCTGGCTGCCTGTCTGTTCAGTGGTGCGGTCAACGCCAATGTGGTCATTTCTACTACCCGCGTGATTTATCCCGCCGAAGCGTCGGAAGTCACAGTAAGCCTGAGTAATGCCGGGCAGCATCCCTCGTTGGTCCAGGTATGGATCGATGACGGCGGGGCAGACGTCGCGGTCGAACAACTACAGGTGCCTTTGAGCCTGACTCCGGCACTGTTTCGCCTCGAACCGGGCAAGGGTCAGACGCTGCGGTTGTTTCAGGGCGAGCATAGTCTGCCTGCAGACCGCGAGAGCCTGTACTGGCTCAATGTGCTCGACATCCCGCCCAAGGCCCAAGGTAATGCCTTGCAGGTGTCCCTGCGCTCGCGGATCAAGCTGCTCTACCGCCCTCAGGGGCTGCCGGGCACCGCCTCACAGGCTGCACAAACGTTGAGTTGGCGCCTGGTCAAGTACAACGACGCGTGGATGCTTGAGGCGCATAACCCCAGCCGCTTCTTCGTCAACCTCAGTGAACTGGCGGTGCAAGTGGGCACGCGTCGACACGAGGCAGCCAGCAGTCATATCGCGCCCATGTCAACGCAACAGTTTGCAGTGCCGGGTTTGCTGCAAACCCGGCACGAGACGGCCACCGTGCACGTTGCCAGCGTCAATGACTATGGCGCCGTCTTGCCAGCGCAGCAGCCTGCCGTGGTTGTGCGCACGCCCTGA
- the galU gene encoding UTP--glucose-1-phosphate uridylyltransferase GalU — translation MIKKCLFPAAGYGTRFLPATKAMPKEMLPVVNKPLIQYGVEEALDAGLNEISMVTGRGKRALEDHFDISYELENQIKGTDKEKYLVGIRRLLDECSFSYTRQTEMKGLGHAILTGRPLIGDEPFAVVLADDLCVNLDGDGVLKQMVKLYKQYRCTIVAIMEVDPQETSKYGVISGDLIGDDLYRVRNMVEKPKPEDAPSNLAIIGRYIMTPDIFKLIEETEPGKGGEIQITDALMKQAQDGCVIAYKFKGKRFDCGGAEGYIDATNFCFENLYKTGKAY, via the coding sequence ATGATCAAGAAATGCTTGTTCCCGGCAGCCGGTTACGGCACCCGCTTCCTGCCTGCTACCAAAGCCATGCCCAAGGAAATGCTGCCGGTGGTAAACAAGCCACTGATCCAGTACGGCGTTGAAGAGGCGTTGGACGCTGGGCTGAACGAGATCTCCATGGTTACCGGCCGCGGCAAGCGCGCCCTGGAAGATCACTTCGACATCAGCTACGAGCTGGAAAACCAGATCAAAGGCACCGACAAGGAAAAATACCTGGTCGGTATCCGTCGTCTGCTCGACGAGTGTTCGTTCTCCTACACCCGTCAGACTGAAATGAAAGGCCTGGGCCACGCGATTCTGACCGGTCGCCCGCTGATCGGTGATGAGCCGTTCGCCGTGGTGCTGGCGGATGACCTGTGCGTCAACCTCGACGGTGACGGCGTGCTCAAGCAAATGGTCAAGCTGTACAAACAATACCGCTGCACCATTGTTGCCATCATGGAAGTCGACCCGCAGGAAACCAGCAAATACGGTGTGATCTCCGGTGACCTGATCGGCGATGACCTGTACCGTGTACGCAACATGGTCGAAAAACCAAAACCTGAAGATGCCCCGTCGAACCTGGCGATCATCGGCCGCTACATCATGACCCCGGACATCTTCAAACTGATTGAAGAAACCGAGCCGGGCAAGGGCGGTGAGATCCAGATCACCGACGCACTGATGAAACAGGCCCAGGATGGCTGCGTTATTGCCTACAAGTTCAAGGGCAAGCGCTTTGACTGCGGCGGCGCCGAAGGCTACATCGACGCCACCAACTTCTGCTTCGAGAACTTGTACAAGACCGGTAAGGCTTACTGA
- a CDS encoding AraC family transcriptional regulator yields the protein MSPNGQSSLPEPQVLEHLQRLPRPLYGHLQTLPNIVLGYRHAHPWGQLSYAIGGVLQVHTDSGFYLVPPQRAVWVPAQVQHRVSCPGDACLRSLYLEHAPAGWSASLCRVIAVNPLLRELIRTFSELPVHYDINGADGRLVQVLLDQLAMATEQQLMLPLPQDPRLRALCSHLQAQPDVSTSLSAWARQAGVSEKTLSRLFQRETGLSFRLWRQRMRLLSALPALERGERVTDVALACGYDSLSAFIAAFGQQFGLPPGAFLRARMDAQQQQ from the coding sequence GTGTCGCCAAACGGACAATCCTCCCTGCCCGAGCCGCAAGTGCTCGAGCACCTGCAGCGGCTGCCACGCCCGCTCTACGGTCATCTCCAGACGTTGCCCAACATCGTCCTGGGCTACCGCCATGCGCATCCCTGGGGGCAGTTGTCCTACGCCATTGGCGGCGTGCTGCAGGTACACACCGACAGCGGTTTCTACCTGGTGCCGCCGCAGCGTGCGGTGTGGGTGCCGGCACAGGTCCAGCACCGGGTAAGTTGCCCCGGCGATGCCTGCTTGCGCAGTTTGTATCTTGAACACGCCCCCGCCGGCTGGTCGGCTAGCCTCTGCCGGGTGATTGCAGTCAATCCTTTGTTGCGCGAGTTGATCCGAACCTTCAGCGAACTGCCGGTGCATTACGACATCAACGGCGCCGATGGACGCCTGGTGCAAGTACTGCTCGACCAACTGGCGATGGCGACCGAGCAACAACTGATGCTGCCCCTCCCCCAGGACCCTCGCCTGCGCGCATTGTGCAGCCACCTTCAGGCTCAGCCCGATGTATCAACCAGCCTAAGCGCCTGGGCCAGGCAAGCAGGCGTATCGGAAAAGACCTTGAGCCGCCTGTTCCAGCGCGAAACCGGCCTGAGTTTCCGCCTTTGGCGCCAGCGCATGCGCCTGCTCAGCGCATTGCCAGCACTGGAGCGTGGTGAGCGGGTTACCGATGTGGCGCTGGCCTGCGGCTACGACTCGCTGTCTGCCTTCATTGCCGCGTTCGGCCAGCAGTTCGGGTTGCCACCGGGCGCGTTCTTGCGGGCACGAATGGATGCCCAACAGCAGCAGTAA
- a CDS encoding c-type cytochrome, whose amino-acid sequence MIPMDRILMSSLLLFSVTAVHAADGQKIFTQGGQNPAAMACLSCHGADAKGIAAAGFPRLAGLPAAYLSKQLHDFRSGSRKHPIMEPLAKALSDDEIQAVTTTLAAMPSDAVADTRRQQMAADATQKLALYGDWNRKIPGCVQCHGPGGAGVGEHFPPLAHQPATYLVAQLNAWRDGSRSNDPNQLMVGVAKAMTDEEVKAVVEYFANPASQEVKP is encoded by the coding sequence ATGATCCCAATGGATCGAATCCTGATGAGTAGCCTGCTGCTGTTCTCAGTCACTGCCGTGCATGCCGCCGATGGTCAGAAAATCTTTACTCAAGGCGGGCAAAACCCTGCTGCAATGGCCTGTCTGAGCTGCCATGGTGCAGACGCCAAGGGCATCGCGGCGGCCGGCTTTCCGCGCCTGGCCGGGTTGCCAGCCGCCTACCTGAGCAAACAACTGCACGATTTTCGCTCTGGTAGTCGCAAGCATCCGATTATGGAGCCCCTGGCCAAGGCCCTTAGTGATGACGAAATCCAGGCGGTGACCACCACGCTGGCAGCCATGCCTAGCGATGCAGTAGCTGATACGCGCAGGCAGCAGATGGCTGCCGATGCCACGCAGAAGCTGGCGTTGTACGGCGACTGGAATCGCAAGATCCCGGGGTGTGTGCAATGCCATGGCCCCGGCGGTGCCGGGGTGGGCGAGCATTTCCCGCCGTTGGCCCATCAGCCAGCCACTTACCTGGTTGCGCAGCTCAATGCCTGGCGTGACGGCAGTCGCAGCAATGACCCGAACCAGCTGATGGTGGGGGTGGCCAAGGCTATGACTGACGAGGAAGTCAAGGCGGTGGTCGAGTATTTCGCCAATCCCGCCAGCCAGGAGGTCAAACCATGA
- a CDS encoding DUF1624 domain-containing protein, which yields MPSSHSRLQSIDALRGLVMLFMLLDHVRETFFLHRQVSDPMDALSVEPELFFTRLLSALCAPVFIFLTGLSAWLYSQKHNRRDTSMFLLKRGLFLVLLELTLVNLAWNGTLMPQTLWLQVIWCIGICMIVLAAALHLSRGVLLVLGALIVTGHNLLDPLLFSSDSPWFVPWAILHQREFIDVVGDTRARTTYPVLPWIGVILLGWGAGPWFAQRTEPDERLRLLVRWGAGLLLAFVAVRYVNAYGEQPWVATGDALRTSMSFLSARKYPPSLMFLLPTLGLCLLLLAMLERYQARRWVPVLALFGAAPMFFYLLHLYVLKALYWLALALWGANQGDYFGVAHVRSLWLCSVVLAVVLYPPTRWFAALKQRRRDIAWLKYF from the coding sequence ATGCCTTCGAGCCACTCCCGCCTGCAATCGATCGACGCCTTACGTGGTCTGGTGATGCTGTTCATGTTACTTGACCACGTGCGCGAAACCTTCTTCCTGCACCGTCAGGTCAGCGATCCGATGGATGCCTTGAGTGTTGAACCTGAACTGTTCTTCACTCGTTTGCTCAGCGCCCTGTGTGCCCCAGTGTTCATCTTTCTGACCGGCTTATCGGCCTGGCTCTACAGCCAGAAGCACAACCGCCGTGACACCTCAATGTTTCTGCTCAAGCGTGGCCTGTTTCTGGTGCTGCTGGAGCTGACTCTGGTCAACCTGGCCTGGAATGGCACCTTGATGCCGCAGACGCTGTGGTTGCAAGTGATCTGGTGCATCGGCATCTGCATGATCGTCCTGGCGGCAGCCCTGCATCTGTCGCGCGGGGTGTTGCTGGTGCTTGGCGCATTGATTGTGACCGGGCACAACTTGCTTGATCCGCTGCTGTTCAGCAGCGACTCACCCTGGTTCGTGCCATGGGCGATCCTGCACCAGCGCGAATTTATCGACGTGGTCGGGGACACTCGGGCGCGTACCACCTATCCAGTACTGCCATGGATCGGTGTGATTCTGCTGGGGTGGGGCGCCGGGCCCTGGTTCGCGCAACGCACCGAACCGGACGAGCGCCTCAGGCTATTGGTGCGCTGGGGTGCAGGGTTGCTGCTGGCGTTTGTGGCCGTTCGTTATGTGAATGCTTATGGCGAGCAACCTTGGGTGGCGACCGGGGATGCCTTGCGCACCAGCATGAGCTTCCTCAGCGCGCGCAAGTACCCGCCGTCGCTGATGTTCCTGCTCCCGACCCTGGGCCTGTGCCTGTTGTTGCTGGCCATGCTGGAGCGGTACCAGGCCCGGCGTTGGGTGCCCGTGCTCGCGCTGTTTGGGGCCGCGCCGATGTTTTTCTATTTGCTGCATCTCTATGTGCTCAAAGCGCTGTACTGGCTAGCGCTGGCGCTGTGGGGCGCGAACCAGGGCGACTACTTCGGCGTTGCCCACGTCCGTAGTCTCTGGTTATGCAGCGTGGTCCTGGCAGTTGTGTTGTATCCCCCGACGCGCTGGTTCGCGGCGCTCAAACAGCGACGTCGGGATATTGCCTGGCTCAAGTACTTCTGA